GACAGATAGCCAGAGAGGATCGGTCTGTGTGGGATCAAATGGGATGGCTTCGATACGGGCGATCGCTGCACGAACGTCGCCTCCAGACATGGACTGTGGAGCGACGAACACAGGGACCTTAGCTTCACGACTTCCGAAATATTTTACATCGGTTGAGAGGATAGCGTAATCTTCGTATTCAGCGTAGTTGGTGATTGCGTCGTCGGTGGCTTCTGGACCGAGCGTTGCCACATCGTGGCCATCACCACGAAGTGCAGAGACATATTCTTCCGGTACGTTTGTATCAGCAAGAATCTTCATGGGCCGTCAATCGGCCCGTCTGCCGGTTTCTGCAGCACCGTTCTCAGCTCGTTCGAGGATCTCCCATGTCTGTTGTTTACCTTCTCGGCGAGCAACATCGATCTCACGTTCACGTTCAGAGAGGGCAGCGCGGTGCTCGTAGTAGTAAGCAAGGGCGTAGAAAAGATTCGTCATTGATATATCATATTCACCAGCGACGATATGGGGGTCCTCGCCATTGTCAATGACGCGCTGCTTGACGTCAAAAACCGTAATCCGGGTCCCCTGAATGCGAGGATCGCCGGATCGGATATCATCATCGTGGACAATGACTGTCATGGTGTAGCAATAGCGCGTGTTTACTTTTAAGACTTCGGAGGGGATCAGTTCATAAAACCGGTTCTGAGCTCCTGTCGTCAGTCATCTCCACAGGCGTTACGATATCACTACGATGTGATACAATATGATAATAAGTGCCCGGGGTGGGCTCCGAACCCACGATCTCCGCATATCCCAGGTACGAGGCGTCGGCATAGCCTCAGGGATGCGTTTGGTACCGCACGGTCTCGTGACCCTATGAGTGCGGCGCTATGTCCAGCTAAGCCACCCGGGCTCATTTCCTCGTATCACACACCCACTCATTAACCTTCTCATGTCGTTCGGTGGGCTCTATTCTCGTCCGGTCACCTTCCGGATACAGGTCGAACCGAACGGGCCGTGTTCTCCAGCCTCCAATCGCATGAAGTAGCCGGTTGAAAGCTGCGATCCACACCGTCGGCACGTGAAATCACCGTCCTTCGTGATGACTTCACTCTGAAATTGAAGAAATCTTCCACCAACGGGTTTGACCGTTGCCCCATCGCGTTCGATGATACCGCGTGCTTGAGCTGTTTCGAGAATAGCTCGCGTCGTAGCGGGGTGAGTCGTGATGGTCTCTAACCGATCGATGGTTTCTGCTAAGGATAGTTCGGCGTGTTCGAGCCGTTCGAGTAACTGCACGCCAAGCTCGATCGGATCGTCGCTCACGCAGCCCCGTACTACCCACGAACGAATAATGGTTGGTATCCACGAGGTGTCTACTCAAAAATTCGATCATCACACAGCGAGATGGTTGAGAGTACCCGTGGTCACCAAAACGTGTCCGAGCAGTCGTACACGACTCCGTGCTGTGGACAGACGTATTTGCAGTGACGGTGAATCATCGGTTCTGCACAGAGCGGACACGGTCGTCCCCCTTCGGTCATACGAGTCGTACGGGTCGAAGACGATCGAGCATTTCGATTGCTGCTGGATTGGATTTCAATTCGAATCAACCATTCCGAGCTC
The nucleotide sequence above comes from Halocatena marina. Encoded proteins:
- a CDS encoding DUF433 domain-containing protein, with amino-acid sequence MTVIVHDDDIRSGDPRIQGTRITVFDVKQRVIDNGEDPHIVAGEYDISMTNLFYALAYYYEHRAALSEREREIDVARREGKQQTWEILERAENGAAETGRRAD
- a CDS encoding DUF5830 family protein, whose translation is MSDDPIELGVQLLERLEHAELSLAETIDRLETITTHPATTRAILETAQARGIIERDGATVKPVGGRFLQFQSEVITKDGDFTCRRCGSQLSTGYFMRLEAGEHGPFGSTCIRKVTGRE
- a CDS encoding HVO_2523 family zinc finger protein, encoding MTEGGRPCPLCAEPMIHRHCKYVCPQHGVVYDCSDTFW
- a CDS encoding DUF5615 family PIN-like protein, which codes for MKILADTNVPEEYVSALRGDGHDVATLGPEATDDAITNYAEYEDYAILSTDVKYFGSREAKVPVFVAPQSMSGGDVRAAIARIEAIPFDPTQTDPLWLSVV